The Aquidulcibacter paucihalophilus genome has a window encoding:
- the cydB gene encoding cytochrome d ubiquinol oxidase subunit II yields MMLDLPLIWAGLIATAVLLYVTLDGFDLGIGILFPFARSKEDRDVMMNTVAPVWDGNETWLVLGGGGLLAAFPVAYSVLMPAFYLPVLLMLAGLILRGVAFEFRFRARNRGRKFWTQMFAGGSILTAVAQGLILGGFIQGVTVENDRFAGGPFDWLTPYTLLVSAGIVAGYALLGGTWLMMKTRDNLHGDARRWSLISAAAVAFLLAAVSVATLLVHHRIGMRWGIDTAEVQIAWDMLLPRLAIPALGLAGLAAIFVMARKGSHLWPFIGALVVFLSGYFGLAVSFMPYVVPYALDFRQAAAPDNALGLMLVGTVAILPAILGYTAWVYWVFRGKVDTESGYHH; encoded by the coding sequence CTGATGCTGGACCTGCCACTGATCTGGGCCGGGCTGATCGCCACAGCCGTCCTGCTCTATGTCACCCTTGATGGCTTCGACCTGGGCATCGGCATCCTGTTTCCCTTCGCGAGATCGAAGGAAGACCGGGACGTGATGATGAATACGGTCGCGCCCGTCTGGGACGGCAACGAGACCTGGCTGGTGCTGGGCGGCGGCGGCCTGCTGGCGGCCTTCCCGGTGGCCTATTCAGTGCTGATGCCCGCCTTCTACCTGCCGGTCCTGCTGATGCTGGCCGGGCTGATCCTGCGCGGCGTGGCGTTCGAGTTCCGCTTCCGCGCCCGCAATCGCGGCCGCAAATTCTGGACCCAGATGTTCGCCGGCGGCTCCATCCTGACCGCGGTCGCCCAGGGCCTGATCCTCGGCGGCTTCATCCAGGGGGTGACGGTCGAGAACGACCGCTTCGCCGGCGGGCCGTTCGACTGGCTTACGCCCTACACCCTGCTGGTCTCGGCGGGGATCGTCGCGGGCTACGCCCTGCTCGGCGGGACCTGGCTGATGATGAAGACCAGGGACAACCTGCACGGCGACGCCCGTCGCTGGAGCCTGATATCGGCGGCCGCGGTGGCCTTCCTGCTGGCTGCGGTGAGTGTCGCCACCCTGCTGGTTCACCACCGCATCGGCATGCGCTGGGGGATCGATACGGCCGAGGTGCAGATCGCCTGGGACATGCTCCTGCCGCGCCTGGCCATTCCGGCGCTGGGTCTGGCGGGCCTAGCGGCGATCTTCGTCATGGCGCGCAAGGGCTCGCATCTCTGGCCGTTCATCGGCGCGCTCGTCGTCTTCCTGTCCGGCTATTTCGGCCTGGCCGTCAGCTTCATGCCCTATGTCGTGCCCTACGCCCTCGACTTCCGTCAGGCGGCGGCGCCGGACAACGCGCTGGGCCTGATGCTGGTGGGCACGGTCGCGATCCTGCCGGCCATCCTCGGCTACACGGCCTGGGTCTACTGGGTGTTCCGCGGCAAGGTCGACACGGAG
- a CDS encoding cytochrome ubiquinol oxidase subunit I, with amino-acid sequence MELDALLLSRLQFAFTIAFHILFPAFTIGLAAFLAVLEGLWLWTKRDAFKVLYLFWVKIFALSFGMGVVSGVVLSYQFGTNWSEFIRLTGGVIGPLLAYEVLTAFFLEASFLGVMLFGWKKVGPRLHFLATVLVAVGTTISAFWILSANSWMQTPQGFETLADGTLRATDFMAVIFNPSLPTRLAHMLLAAFLTTGLVVGAVSAFHVLKDRAKGAVTGWTESRIALVMAVGLVAVLAPLQLVAGHLSGEVTHKYQPSKTAAIEGYWETRSDQPLHLFGIPDRDAQKNHFEVSIPGLGNAVQNLPRDEVIQGLDAWPREDQPPPFIPFFGFRIMVGLGLLMIVLGTAGAFLIWRRKLFETPWFLRFCVAMGPSGFIAVLAGWMVTEVGRQPWVVYGVLKTRDAVSPVTAGEVATSLIAYVVVYSVVFTAGALFILRLMAEGPVAALAEHAPRGDRAPGSPLAKAPEDTTPGDA; translated from the coding sequence GTGGAACTCGACGCACTGCTGCTTTCGCGATTGCAGTTCGCTTTCACCATCGCCTTCCACATCCTGTTCCCGGCCTTCACCATCGGGCTGGCGGCTTTTCTGGCCGTGCTCGAGGGGCTGTGGCTCTGGACGAAGCGCGATGCCTTCAAGGTCCTCTACCTGTTCTGGGTCAAGATCTTCGCTCTCAGCTTCGGCATGGGCGTCGTCTCCGGCGTGGTGCTCAGCTACCAGTTCGGCACCAACTGGTCGGAGTTCATCCGCCTGACCGGCGGGGTCATCGGACCCCTGCTCGCCTATGAGGTCCTGACCGCCTTCTTCCTTGAAGCGTCCTTCCTGGGCGTCATGCTGTTCGGCTGGAAGAAGGTCGGGCCGAGGCTGCATTTCCTCGCCACGGTTCTGGTCGCGGTCGGCACCACCATTTCGGCCTTCTGGATCCTGTCGGCCAACAGCTGGATGCAGACGCCGCAGGGGTTCGAGACCCTGGCCGACGGCACGCTTCGCGCCACGGATTTCATGGCCGTCATCTTCAATCCCAGCCTGCCCACCCGGCTGGCCCACATGCTGCTGGCGGCCTTCCTGACCACCGGTCTGGTGGTCGGGGCGGTTTCGGCCTTCCATGTGCTCAAGGACCGGGCGAAGGGTGCCGTCACGGGCTGGACCGAGAGCCGGATCGCGCTCGTCATGGCGGTCGGGCTGGTCGCGGTCCTCGCACCCCTGCAACTGGTCGCCGGCCACCTGTCCGGCGAGGTGACGCACAAATACCAGCCGTCCAAGACGGCGGCGATCGAAGGCTATTGGGAGACCCGGTCCGACCAGCCGCTGCATCTGTTCGGCATCCCCGATCGGGATGCGCAGAAGAACCATTTCGAGGTCTCGATCCCGGGGCTGGGCAACGCCGTCCAGAACCTGCCGCGCGACGAGGTGATCCAGGGTCTGGACGCCTGGCCGCGCGAGGATCAGCCGCCGCCCTTCATTCCCTTCTTCGGCTTCCGCATCATGGTGGGCCTGGGCCTGCTGATGATCGTCCTCGGGACGGCGGGCGCGTTCCTGATCTGGCGTCGCAAACTGTTCGAGACGCCGTGGTTCCTGCGCTTCTGCGTGGCCATGGGCCCGTCCGGTTTCATCGCCGTGCTCGCCGGCTGGATGGTCACCGAGGTCGGTCGCCAGCCGTGGGTTGTCTATGGCGTGCTGAAGACGCGGGATGCCGTTTCGCCCGTCACCGCCGGCGAGGTCGCGACCAGTCTCATCGCCTATGTCGTGGTCTATTCGGTTGTGTTCACGGCCGGGGCTCTCTTCATCCTCCGGCTCATGGCCGAGGGGCCGGTTGCGGCCCTGGCCGAACACGCACCGCGCGGAGATCGGGCACCGGGATCGCCGCTGGCCAAGGCTCCCGAAGACACCACGCCGGGAGACGCCTGA